Within the Actinomycetota bacterium genome, the region TCCCGATGGGGCGCGTCGACGACGGGATGGCGATCGCGCGTCGCCCGGATGTGATCTTCACGTGCTTCGGCGACATGATGCGCGTTCCGGGCGGCGCCGGTTCTCTGCTGGACGCTAAGGCCGAAGGCGCCGACGTGCGCTTCGTCTATTCGCCCCTGGACGCGTTGAAGATCGCCCGGTGTAGCCCCGACAAGGAGGTTGTTTTCTTCGCGATCGGCTTCGAGACCACTGCTCCCTCGACGGCACTCACGTTGCTGCGCGCACGGAAGGAAGGCATCAAGAACTTCTCGGTGATGTGCAACCACGTCACGATCGTTCCGCCGCTCAAGGCGTTGTTGGAGTCTCCCGACCTGCGTCTCGACGCCTTCATCGGGCCGGGCCACGTCTCCACCGTCGTCGGTTGCAGGCCCTACGAGTTCATTCCCGCGGACTACGGCCAACCCGTGGTCGTTGCAGGTTTCGAGCCTCTAGACCTGTTGCAGTCGATCTACATGATCATGAAGCAGCTGGCGGACGGCAGGGCCGAGGTCGAGAACCAATACGCAAGAGCCGTGGTTTGGGACGGGAACGTGCGAGCGCTGGAGGTGCTGCAGGAGGTGTTCGAGCTGCGGCCTTACTTCGAATGGCGGGGGTTGGGCTTCATCTCTCAGAGCGCG harbors:
- the hypD gene encoding hydrogenase formation protein HypD is translated as MRYLDEFRDPQLARSLSTQIAALAEPGRHYKIMEVCGGHTHTIYKHGIEDHLPETVELVHGPGCPVCVIPMGRVDDGMAIARRPDVIFTCFGDMMRVPGGAGSLLDAKAEGADVRFVYSPLDALKIARCSPDKEVVFFAIGFETTAPSTALTLLRARKEGIKNFSVMCNHVTIVPPLKALLESPDLRLDAFIGPGHVSTVVGCRPYEFIPADYGQPVVVAGFEPLDLLQSIYMIMKQLADGRAEVENQYARAVVWDGNVRALEVLQEVFELRPYFEWRGLGFISQSALRLSDDFAEFDAELRFDVPGVRVADPKACQCGEVLKGVIKPWECKVFGTACTPETPIGTCMVSSEGACAAYYNFGRFARSKERTGA